A DNA window from Rossellomorea marisflavi contains the following coding sequences:
- a CDS encoding alpha/beta hydrolase yields the protein MNIQSIQLSSNPQSTLTAYSLDTTKRMKNISTRPAVLILPGGGYYYTSDREAEPVAMAYLSEGYHAFILRYSVGEDKGFEDSFRDAEEALAYVRNHASEFGVDPERIAVVGFSAGGHLAASLGTMGTFRPRALILGYPCILSTLEDVLAFPVPSLEERVDGNTPPSFLFSTFEDRIVPVEHTLEFMRALSRAGVPFESHIFQHGVHGLSLGKPLSSAGQRSMVDDDFSQWFQLSISWLHRLMGDFPLDRE from the coding sequence ATGAACATTCAATCCATTCAGTTGAGCAGCAACCCGCAATCGACGCTTACAGCCTATTCATTGGATACAACCAAGCGTATGAAAAACATCTCCACCCGTCCTGCCGTGTTGATCCTTCCGGGGGGAGGGTATTACTATACATCGGACCGGGAGGCAGAACCTGTAGCCATGGCGTACTTGTCTGAAGGCTATCATGCATTCATTCTTCGTTACTCTGTAGGAGAAGACAAGGGGTTTGAAGATTCATTCAGGGATGCTGAAGAAGCACTGGCATATGTAAGGAATCATGCCTCTGAATTTGGAGTGGATCCTGAGCGTATCGCAGTAGTCGGCTTTTCCGCCGGGGGGCATCTGGCCGCTTCACTGGGAACCATGGGCACGTTCAGACCGAGAGCCCTGATCCTCGGGTATCCTTGTATTCTTTCAACCCTTGAGGATGTACTGGCTTTTCCGGTGCCGTCACTGGAAGAGAGAGTGGACGGGAACACACCTCCAAGCTTTTTGTTTTCGACTTTTGAAGACCGCATCGTACCGGTCGAACATACGCTGGAATTCATGAGGGCCCTCAGCCGTGCTGGCGTCCCCTTTGAATCTCATATTTTTCAGCATGGTGTCCACGGACTTTCCCTTGGGAAGCCTTTGTCATCGGCTGGACAGCGTTCAATGGTAGACGATGATTTCTCACAATGGTTTCAGCTCAGCATCTCCTGGCTCCACCGATTGATGGGAGACTTTCCCCTAGACCGGGAATAA
- a CDS encoding carbohydrate ABC transporter permease produces the protein MNNRYTKRMFLLEIVAIALAIVFMIPFYFVLVNSVKPFAAILIDAAAWPEEFMFSNYARVWEIIQFPRAFMNSFIITTISNIGLVLISSMAAWKMVRTPGKFSKILFILFVSAMVIPFQTVMIPLMKVGGTLGLTNSIPGLILMYFGFGVPLSLFLYHGFVKTVPVEIEESAMMDGCSSFGVFWRIVFPLLKPITVTVVILNTLWIWNDYLLPLLVLQDAELRTIPLAASSFFAQYTKQWDMGLAALVLGITPVIIFFLFLQKHIIKGIASGSIK, from the coding sequence ATGAACAACCGCTATACAAAAAGGATGTTCCTGCTCGAAATTGTCGCAATCGCACTGGCCATCGTCTTCATGATTCCCTTTTACTTCGTGTTGGTGAATTCGGTCAAACCGTTCGCAGCCATCTTGATCGATGCAGCTGCCTGGCCGGAAGAGTTCATGTTTTCAAACTATGCAAGGGTGTGGGAAATCATCCAGTTCCCCCGTGCCTTCATGAACTCCTTCATCATCACAACGATCAGTAACATCGGTCTTGTTCTGATTTCCTCCATGGCCGCATGGAAAATGGTCAGGACTCCGGGGAAGTTCAGTAAAATCCTATTCATTTTATTTGTATCAGCCATGGTCATTCCTTTCCAAACGGTCATGATTCCCCTGATGAAGGTGGGGGGGACACTGGGCCTGACAAATAGTATCCCGGGGCTGATCCTCATGTATTTTGGTTTCGGCGTGCCTCTGTCCCTCTTCCTCTACCATGGCTTTGTCAAGACGGTGCCGGTCGAGATCGAGGAGTCGGCCATGATGGATGGTTGCAGCTCATTCGGTGTCTTCTGGAGGATTGTCTTCCCTCTATTGAAGCCCATCACCGTCACAGTCGTCATTCTGAATACGCTCTGGATATGGAATGATTATCTTCTGCCGCTCCTGGTTCTGCAGGATGCAGAGCTCCGGACGATCCCGCTTGCTGCGAGCTCATTCTTTGCACAGTATACGAAGCAATGGGACATGGGACTTGCCGCTTTGGTCCTCGGGATCACACCGGTCATCATTTTCTTCCTGTTCCTTCAGAAGCATATCATTAAGGGAATTGCGTCAGGATCCATCAAGTAG
- a CDS encoding ABC transporter substrate-binding protein — translation MKRILLLSMSLILVFGIIAGCSSKGSSGSDGKSDGDVVTLNFFQFKVEIADQLQEMIKEFEAEHPNIKIKLETVGGGADYGAALKAKFASGEEPDIFNNGGFKELDLWKEKLADLSGEPWVDHVLPIGKVPMTDEDGKLYGMPVNLEGYGFIYNKDLFEKAGIKEAPKTIDELNDAAKKLKAKDITPFSAGYGEWWVIGQHLLNIPFAQQEDPDAFIKGLYDGTETFKDNDKFKEFKSVLDAEIKNANDNPLTTDYNTQVTLFASGETAMLQQGNWTENMITEVNPDINMGFLPIPLNNDESADRLPVGVPNNWVLNKNSKHLDEAKMFLEWMVSSETGKRYITEEFAFIPAFDNIEPNGLGDLGESILTYSKDEKTIPWTWFQWPDGANKEFAATIQEYAAGKIDYDTVLDRFQKTWDNLK, via the coding sequence GTGAAACGTATTCTACTGTTAAGCATGTCGCTGATCCTGGTATTTGGGATCATTGCAGGCTGTTCATCCAAAGGCTCTTCGGGTTCGGATGGGAAGAGTGATGGGGATGTCGTGACCCTGAATTTCTTCCAGTTCAAGGTTGAAATCGCCGATCAACTACAGGAAATGATCAAGGAATTCGAAGCAGAGCATCCGAATATTAAAATCAAGCTTGAGACGGTAGGGGGAGGAGCGGACTACGGTGCAGCCCTGAAAGCCAAATTCGCTTCCGGAGAGGAACCGGATATTTTCAATAACGGTGGATTCAAGGAGTTGGATCTTTGGAAAGAAAAACTTGCCGACCTTTCAGGTGAGCCTTGGGTCGATCATGTACTTCCAATCGGTAAAGTCCCGATGACAGATGAGGATGGCAAGCTTTACGGGATGCCGGTCAACCTTGAAGGATACGGGTTCATTTATAACAAAGACCTTTTCGAAAAAGCAGGCATCAAGGAAGCACCAAAGACAATCGACGAACTGAATGATGCAGCAAAGAAATTGAAAGCGAAGGATATCACACCGTTTTCAGCCGGTTATGGCGAATGGTGGGTCATCGGACAGCATTTGCTGAATATCCCGTTTGCCCAGCAGGAGGATCCCGACGCGTTCATCAAAGGATTGTATGATGGAACGGAAACATTCAAGGATAATGACAAGTTCAAAGAGTTCAAGAGTGTACTGGATGCAGAAATCAAGAATGCCAACGATAATCCGCTGACGACGGATTATAACACCCAAGTGACGCTCTTTGCCTCAGGGGAAACCGCGATGCTTCAACAGGGGAACTGGACAGAAAACATGATCACTGAAGTCAACCCTGACATCAACATGGGCTTCCTTCCGATTCCACTGAATAATGATGAGAGTGCCGATCGACTGCCTGTAGGGGTCCCGAACAACTGGGTACTCAATAAAAACTCAAAGCATCTGGATGAAGCGAAGATGTTCCTTGAGTGGATGGTTTCATCGGAAACAGGAAAACGTTATATCACAGAAGAGTTTGCCTTCATTCCGGCTTTCGATAACATCGAACCGAATGGATTGGGGGACCTGGGAGAATCCATCCTGACGTACTCGAAGGATGAGAAGACGATCCCTTGGACATGGTTCCAATGGCCGGATGGAGCAAATAAAGAATTCGCTGCTACCATCCAGGAATATGCTGCAGGGAAGATCGACTACGATACGGTCCTGGATCGATTCCAGAAAACGTGGGATAACCTGAAGTAA
- a CDS encoding carbohydrate ABC transporter permease → MEPKIETGPVRPEVQMKPVPKKGLKWKSVLTYTAFVGPALLFFLVIQIVPFLMGLYYSFTSWNGVSSAVEWVGFDNYIRIFTDDQVFFQSFMFTTKFMFAAVIISNVIGFGFALLLNAALKTKNILRTVFFLPNVIGGLLLGFIWQFIFVKGFASLGNLTDLSLFKMPWLGDEKTAFWGIVIVFAWQISGYMMVIYVAALQGVDTSLLEAAKIDGASNWTLLTRIIVPLILPAFTICFFLTISMAFKIFDLNISLTGGGPFNSTQSVAINIYQEAFQNNRYGLGTAKSILFFVIVAVFTTVQVMITKRKEVQA, encoded by the coding sequence ATGGAACCAAAGATAGAGACGGGACCGGTCAGGCCTGAGGTACAAATGAAGCCCGTTCCGAAAAAAGGACTCAAATGGAAAAGCGTATTGACCTATACCGCATTTGTGGGTCCGGCACTATTATTCTTTCTTGTTATACAAATCGTCCCGTTCCTGATGGGGCTGTACTATTCGTTTACATCGTGGAACGGGGTCAGTTCGGCTGTGGAATGGGTTGGATTCGATAATTATATCCGGATATTCACCGATGATCAGGTGTTCTTCCAATCCTTTATGTTCACAACGAAGTTCATGTTTGCAGCGGTGATAATCAGCAATGTGATCGGATTCGGGTTTGCCCTGCTCCTGAATGCAGCTTTGAAGACGAAGAATATCCTGAGAACCGTATTCTTTTTGCCGAATGTCATCGGCGGTCTGCTACTCGGATTCATCTGGCAGTTCATCTTCGTAAAAGGCTTTGCGTCGTTGGGCAACCTGACCGACCTCTCCCTGTTCAAGATGCCCTGGCTTGGGGATGAGAAGACGGCTTTCTGGGGCATCGTCATCGTCTTTGCATGGCAGATCAGCGGTTATATGATGGTCATTTATGTGGCAGCCCTGCAAGGAGTCGATACGTCCCTATTGGAAGCAGCAAAGATCGATGGTGCATCGAACTGGACGCTGTTGACACGGATCATTGTTCCTCTGATCCTGCCGGCTTTCACGATCTGCTTCTTCCTGACGATATCAATGGCATTCAAGATCTTTGATCTGAATATATCCCTGACAGGCGGGGGACCATTCAACTCCACCCAGTCTGTAGCCATCAATATTTATCAGGAAGCATTCCAGAATAACCGGTACGGTCTCGGTACAGCCAAATCGATCCTGTTCTTTGTCATCGTCGCTGTATTCACTACCGTCCAGGTGATGATCACGAAGAGGAAGGAGGTCCAGGCATGA